In Rutidosis leptorrhynchoides isolate AG116_Rl617_1_P2 chromosome 2, CSIRO_AGI_Rlap_v1, whole genome shotgun sequence, one genomic interval encodes:
- the LOC139890933 gene encoding CBS domain-containing protein CBSX1, chloroplastic-like produces MNTIMLPATCISGNVFAAQHRRLPSTSSHTSFSLRRTISLLRFSDRDYNRLPVLHSVAADTTNSTAPGDGIYTVAEFMTRKEDLLVVETSTPVDKALETLVDKRITGFPVVDTDWNLVGVVSDYDLLALDSISGANQGDTVLFPDVNSSWKTFNEIQKLLGKTDGKVVGDLMTPAPLVVHETTNLGEAVRLLLETKYRRLPVVDVDGKLVGLITRGDVVRAALKIKHAIKNLHKINTEKL; encoded by the exons atgaacacgATCATGCTACCGGCAACCTGTATTTCCGGTAACGTTTTCGCCGCACAACATCGCCGTTTACCGTCTACATCTTCACACACCAGTTTTTCTCTCCGGAGAACTATTTCGCTCCTACGGTTCTCCGATCGCGATTATAACCGTTTGCCAGTTCTTCATTCCGTCGCTGCTGATACTACTAATTCCACAGCT CCAGGTGATGGAATATACACAGTTGCTGAGTTTATGACAAGAAAAGAGGACTTACTTGTGGTAGAAACATCAACACCAGTTGACAAGG CACTAGAGACTCTTGTGGATAAAAGAATTACAGGTTTTCCAGTGGTTGATACTGATTGGAATTTG GTTGGTGTTGTTTCAGACTATGACTTGCTAGCACTTGATTCAATTTCAG GTGCTAATCAAGGCGACACAGTTCTATTCCCTGATGTTAATAGTTCTTGGAAA ACGTTCAATGAGATACAGAAACTACTTGGTAAAACCGATGGAAAAGTTGTGGGGGATTTAATGACACCTGCTCCTCTTGTTGTTCATGAAACCACTAACCTTGGGGAAGCTGTAAG GTTGTTGCTTGAAACGAAATATCGTCGGTTGCCGGTAGTTGATGTTGATGGCAAGCTG GTAGGACTTATTACAAGGGGTGACGTTGTTAGGGCTGCCCTTAAGATTAAACATGCTATTAAAAATCTTCACAAGATTAATACTGAAAAGTTATGA